The following proteins come from a genomic window of Corynebacterium sp. P4-C1:
- the hisD gene encoding histidinol dehydrogenase, which yields MLKVTDLRGRTPSTSELRRILPRGGMDVASVVPTVTPIIEDVKHHGASAALDYGEKFDSVRPGSVRVPNEVISRCAEELDEDLRSALEEAITRIRAVHSEQKPGEHTTELAPGAAVTEVFLPVERVGLYVPGGKAVYPSSVLMNAIPAQEAGASSLVVCSPPQAENGGWPHPTILAACAMLGVDEVWAVGGAQAVGLMAYGDDAAGLEPVDMVTGPGNVFVAAAKRVVNGIVGIDAEAGPSEIAVLADGTADPVLVAVDLISQAEHDENAASVLITDSAELASAVDKEIDIRAAATLNAERAGTALGGDQSGIVLVDDLEAGIAVANAYAAEHLEIHTRDAAGTARRITHAGAIFVGPFSPVPLGDYIAGSNHVLPTSGTARFTPGLSTHTFLRPVNIIEYDEPALAEVGPRIITLATDEQLPAHGEAIKARTANAADADTPGNNEEN from the coding sequence ATGCTGAAAGTCACTGATCTTCGCGGCCGCACACCTTCGACTTCGGAGCTGCGGCGGATTCTGCCCCGCGGCGGCATGGATGTCGCGTCGGTGGTCCCCACCGTCACTCCGATTATCGAGGACGTGAAGCATCACGGCGCATCTGCGGCGCTGGATTACGGCGAGAAATTCGATTCTGTCCGTCCCGGTTCTGTCCGAGTTCCCAATGAGGTCATTTCCCGCTGTGCGGAGGAGCTCGACGAGGATCTGCGCAGCGCGCTGGAGGAGGCGATCACGCGCATCCGCGCTGTCCACTCGGAACAGAAGCCGGGGGAGCACACCACGGAGCTCGCTCCCGGTGCGGCGGTCACGGAAGTCTTCCTCCCGGTTGAGCGCGTGGGGCTCTATGTCCCCGGCGGGAAGGCGGTTTATCCGTCGTCGGTGCTCATGAACGCCATTCCGGCGCAGGAAGCAGGTGCCTCCAGCCTCGTCGTGTGCAGCCCGCCCCAGGCGGAGAACGGCGGCTGGCCGCACCCGACGATTCTCGCTGCGTGCGCGATGCTCGGCGTCGACGAAGTCTGGGCTGTCGGCGGTGCCCAGGCCGTGGGGCTCATGGCGTACGGCGACGACGCCGCGGGGCTCGAACCGGTCGACATGGTCACAGGCCCGGGGAATGTCTTCGTGGCGGCGGCGAAGCGCGTGGTCAACGGCATCGTGGGCATCGACGCGGAAGCAGGCCCATCCGAAATCGCGGTGCTCGCGGACGGCACCGCCGATCCCGTCCTCGTTGCTGTGGACCTGATTTCCCAGGCCGAGCACGACGAGAATGCTGCTTCGGTCCTGATCACGGATTCAGCGGAGCTCGCCTCGGCAGTGGACAAGGAGATCGACATTCGTGCCGCTGCCACCCTGAACGCCGAGCGCGCGGGCACAGCCCTCGGCGGGGACCAGTCCGGCATCGTGCTGGTGGACGACCTGGAAGCAGGTATCGCTGTGGCCAACGCGTACGCCGCCGAGCACCTGGAAATCCACACCCGCGACGCCGCCGGCACCGCCCGTCGGATCACTCATGCAGGTGCGATCTTCGTCGGCCCGTTCTCCCCGGTTCCGCTGGGGGACTACATCGCGGGCTCCAACCACGTCCTTCCCACCTCAGGCACGGCGCGTTTCACCCCGGGTCTGTCCACCCACACTTTCCTGCGGCCGGTGAACATCATCGAATATGACGAACCGGCGCTGGCTGAGGTCGGTCCCCGCATCATCACTCTCGCCACCGACGAGCAGCTGCCCGCCCACGGCGAAGCGATCAAAGCGCGCACCGCCAACGCGGCAGACGCGGATACACCAGGGAATAACGAGGAGAATTAA
- a CDS encoding histidinol-phosphate transaminase, producing the protein MTDQPQPSLSDLPLREELRGKSPYGAPQLSVPVALNTNENPYPPSEELIGDLVEEVRRVATGLNRYPERDAVELRDDLAAYVSRQTGVAVTRDQVWAANGSNEVLQQLLQAFGGPGRSAMGFVPSYSMHPILSSGTQTEFIGVPRGVDFRIDMDAALSAIEERKPDVVFITTPNNPTGDVTELADIERIIQAAPGIVIVDEAYAEFSPSPSAVGLLDAYADKLVVSRTMSKAFDFAGGRLGYFVAAPAFIEAVMLVRLPYHLSVLSQAAARVALRHAEETLCNVDKLASERERVQAVLLELGYKVVPSESNFLFFGDFEDAHAAWQKFLDRGVLIRDVGVGGHLRVTIGLDEENDAFLAAAEAVRGEEEGN; encoded by the coding sequence ATGACTGACCAGCCCCAACCGTCCTTGTCCGATCTTCCGCTGCGCGAGGAGCTGCGCGGCAAATCCCCGTACGGGGCGCCGCAGTTGAGCGTGCCGGTGGCGCTGAACACGAACGAGAACCCGTACCCGCCCTCGGAGGAGCTGATCGGCGATCTGGTCGAGGAAGTCCGGCGTGTGGCAACCGGCCTGAACCGCTACCCGGAGCGCGACGCGGTGGAGCTCCGCGACGACCTCGCCGCCTATGTCTCCCGGCAGACCGGCGTGGCCGTCACCCGCGACCAGGTGTGGGCAGCCAACGGCTCCAACGAGGTGCTGCAGCAGCTCCTCCAGGCATTCGGTGGCCCGGGGCGCTCGGCGATGGGCTTCGTGCCGAGCTATTCCATGCACCCGATCTTGTCCTCTGGCACGCAGACCGAATTCATCGGTGTCCCGCGCGGGGTGGATTTCCGCATCGACATGGACGCGGCCCTCTCTGCGATCGAAGAGAGGAAGCCCGATGTCGTCTTCATCACCACCCCGAACAACCCGACCGGCGATGTCACCGAACTCGCGGACATCGAGCGCATCATCCAGGCCGCCCCCGGAATCGTCATCGTGGACGAGGCCTATGCGGAGTTCTCGCCGAGTCCGTCCGCAGTGGGACTGCTGGACGCGTACGCCGACAAGCTCGTCGTCTCGCGCACCATGTCCAAGGCATTCGATTTCGCCGGTGGACGTCTCGGCTATTTCGTCGCCGCCCCCGCCTTCATCGAGGCGGTCATGCTGGTGCGGTTGCCGTACCACCTTTCTGTCCTGTCCCAGGCCGCCGCGCGGGTGGCGCTGCGGCACGCGGAGGAGACGCTGTGCAACGTCGATAAGCTCGCTTCCGAGCGCGAAAGGGTGCAGGCGGTGCTCCTTGAGCTCGGGTACAAAGTCGTGCCCAGCGAATCGAATTTCCTGTTCTTCGGCGACTTCGAGGACGCGCACGCCGCCTGGCAGAAATTCCTCGACCGCGGTGTGCTCATCCGCGATGTCGGCGTGGGTGGACATTTGCGTGTCACAATCGGGTTAGATGAAGAAAACGACGCGTTCCTCGCCGCAGCCGAAGCTGTGCGCGGCGAAGAGGAAGGGAACTAA
- the hisB gene encoding imidazoleglycerol-phosphate dehydratase HisB produces MADRIGTATRTTSESDITVEINLDGTGNVEVDTGLPFFDHMLTAFGTHGSFDLKVAAKGDTYIDAHHTVEDTAITLGWALMDAVGDKMGIRRFGSMSLPMDETLVEAVVDISNRPYFIMNGEPENMEWQIIGGHYATVINRHFFETLAYNARITLHVNVRYGRDPHHITEAEYKAVARALRQAYEIDPRVKGVPSTKGAL; encoded by the coding sequence ATGGCTGACCGGATCGGCACCGCGACCCGCACCACCAGCGAGTCTGACATCACCGTGGAGATCAACCTCGACGGCACCGGAAACGTCGAGGTGGACACGGGCCTTCCGTTTTTCGACCACATGCTCACCGCATTCGGCACCCACGGCAGTTTCGACCTGAAGGTCGCGGCCAAGGGCGACACTTACATCGACGCGCACCACACCGTCGAGGACACGGCGATCACGCTCGGCTGGGCGCTCATGGATGCGGTGGGGGACAAGATGGGCATCCGCCGCTTCGGCTCCATGTCCCTGCCGATGGACGAAACGCTCGTCGAAGCCGTCGTGGACATCTCCAACCGCCCGTACTTCATCATGAATGGTGAGCCGGAGAACATGGAATGGCAGATCATCGGCGGCCACTACGCCACGGTCATCAACCGCCACTTCTTCGAGACCTTGGCGTACAACGCGCGAATCACCCTCCACGTCAACGTCCGCTACGGCCGCGACCCGCACCACATCACGGAAGCCGAGTACAAGGCCGTCGCGCGCGCCTTGCGTCAGGCTTACGAAATCGACCCGCGTGTGAAAGGCGTACCCTCTACCAAGGGCGCGCTTTAA
- a CDS encoding MFS transporter, with the protein MGSPQGTGQSSSAAEVNSVWEASGFIPTLVAVAAAFGSWALLLPVVPVAVLDAGGSHALAGASTGVFMAATVLTQVFMPRLLRRFSYRSAIAFSAVLLGVPALAFIWNMDPAVVLGVSVLRGVGFGAMTVAEAAIIAELVPRKFLGKASGVFGASSGSAQMVALPLGLFVAERFGYGPVWVIALVVAAIGGLACAGIPPLKGAQPDAVTSGAVSAPTWKLVLVPTLALAIAAMAYSLIANFLPDAIRGVGITSGTALGGLILAVINLAVMSARIFTGVIADRRGEPGTLMIPFQVAAAIGMFGFAACLAAGAHPVWLVVSAIFFGAGFGAVQNESLLSMFYRLPQSKVSHASAVWNVGFDGGQGVGSFLFGGMIAGLGAAGAFAASGAVVIAGIVMTTADWAVGRRRLRR; encoded by the coding sequence GTGGGTTCCCCGCAAGGGACTGGTCAGTCCAGCTCCGCGGCCGAGGTCAACTCGGTCTGGGAGGCATCTGGCTTCATTCCGACATTGGTGGCTGTTGCCGCCGCTTTCGGTTCGTGGGCGCTGTTGCTGCCGGTCGTTCCGGTGGCTGTGCTGGATGCGGGCGGTTCCCACGCGCTGGCGGGTGCGTCGACAGGCGTGTTCATGGCGGCGACGGTGCTCACGCAGGTGTTCATGCCTCGGCTTTTGCGCCGTTTCAGCTACCGCTCCGCGATTGCGTTCTCGGCGGTGCTGCTCGGTGTCCCGGCGTTGGCGTTCATCTGGAACATGGACCCGGCGGTTGTGCTCGGAGTGAGTGTGCTGCGTGGTGTCGGCTTCGGTGCCATGACGGTCGCCGAAGCGGCCATCATCGCAGAGCTCGTGCCGCGCAAGTTCCTCGGCAAAGCCTCGGGTGTCTTCGGCGCCTCGAGTGGGTCAGCCCAGATGGTCGCCCTGCCGTTGGGGTTGTTTGTCGCCGAGCGTTTCGGCTATGGCCCCGTCTGGGTCATCGCCTTGGTGGTCGCAGCGATCGGTGGCTTGGCCTGTGCGGGAATCCCGCCACTGAAGGGCGCCCAACCCGATGCCGTGACCAGCGGCGCCGTGTCAGCCCCGACCTGGAAGCTCGTGCTCGTGCCGACTCTGGCCTTGGCCATCGCGGCGATGGCGTACAGCCTGATCGCCAATTTCCTGCCGGACGCCATCCGCGGGGTCGGCATCACCTCCGGCACTGCGCTCGGCGGTCTGATCCTGGCCGTGATCAACCTCGCCGTCATGTCGGCGCGCATCTTCACCGGAGTCATCGCCGACCGCCGCGGCGAGCCCGGCACACTGATGATTCCGTTCCAGGTCGCGGCCGCCATCGGCATGTTCGGCTTCGCCGCCTGCCTGGCCGCCGGCGCCCACCCGGTGTGGCTGGTCGTCTCCGCTATCTTCTTCGGCGCCGGCTTCGGTGCGGTGCAGAACGAGTCTCTGCTCAGCATGTTCTACCGCCTGCCTCAGTCCAAGGTCAGCCACGCTTCCGCCGTGTGGAACGTCGGCTTCGACGGCGGCCAAGGCGTCGGTTCTTTCTTGTTCGGCGGCATGATCGCCGGTCTCGGTGCCGCGGGCGCTTTCGCCGCCTCCGGTGCGGTGGTCATCGCCGGCATCGTCATGACCACAGCCGATTGGGCGGTGGGGCGGCGTCGCCTGCGCCGCTAG
- the hisH gene encoding imidazole glycerol phosphate synthase subunit HisH has product MSNVVALLDYGAGNLRSAQRALEHVGADVVVTRDPMIAVEADGLVVPGVGAYDACMRGLRAVSGPRLIGQRLAGDRPVLGICVGLQVMFDKGVEHGIESEGCGEWPGVVDKLDAPVLPHMGWNTVDVADGSEMFAGLDADTRFYFVHSYGVQSWEMEADDFIAAPKVSWSTHGNSRFVAAVENGPLWATQFHPEKSGDAGLTLLRNWVGHLH; this is encoded by the coding sequence ATGAGCAACGTGGTGGCCCTACTGGATTACGGTGCCGGCAATCTCCGTTCGGCGCAGCGCGCACTCGAGCATGTCGGTGCAGACGTGGTGGTGACGCGGGATCCGATGATCGCCGTGGAGGCCGATGGCCTGGTGGTGCCAGGGGTCGGCGCGTACGACGCCTGCATGCGCGGGCTGCGCGCGGTCTCCGGGCCGCGCCTGATCGGGCAGCGCCTGGCGGGCGACCGGCCGGTACTGGGCATCTGCGTCGGACTGCAGGTCATGTTCGATAAGGGCGTCGAGCACGGCATTGAGTCGGAAGGCTGCGGGGAGTGGCCGGGGGTCGTCGATAAGCTCGATGCCCCTGTTCTCCCGCACATGGGCTGGAACACCGTCGATGTGGCGGACGGATCCGAGATGTTCGCCGGACTGGATGCTGACACGCGGTTCTACTTCGTCCACTCCTATGGCGTGCAGAGCTGGGAGATGGAGGCGGACGACTTCATCGCCGCGCCGAAGGTGTCCTGGTCCACGCACGGTAACTCGCGCTTTGTCGCGGCGGTGGAGAACGGGCCGTTGTGGGCCACGCAATTCCACCCGGAGAAATCCGGTGACGCCGGGTTGACGTTATTGCGGAACTGGGTAGGTCATCTCCATTAG
- the priA gene encoding bifunctional 1-(5-phosphoribosyl)-5-((5-phosphoribosylamino)methylideneamino)imidazole-4-carboxamide isomerase/phosphoribosylanthranilate isomerase PriA, with product MSFTVLPAVDVVDGQAVRLDQGEAGTEKNYGSPLQAALQWQEAGAQWLHFVDLDAAFGRGSNHEMMAQITRELSINVELTGGIRDDASLDRALATGAKRVNIGTAALEDPDWAAEAIAKHGEAIAVDIAVREEDGQWRTKGRGWTSDGGDLWEVLEFFDSAGCARFVVTDVSKDGTLAGPNLDLLREVSAATDAAVTASGGVSSLSDIAEIARFADEGIDSVIVGKALYEKRFTLREALETAAAPGDE from the coding sequence ATGAGTTTCACTGTTCTGCCCGCAGTAGACGTCGTCGACGGCCAGGCTGTCCGCCTTGACCAGGGGGAAGCCGGCACGGAGAAGAATTACGGTTCGCCGCTCCAGGCGGCGCTGCAGTGGCAGGAAGCTGGCGCGCAGTGGCTGCACTTCGTCGACCTGGACGCGGCTTTTGGGCGCGGCTCGAACCATGAAATGATGGCGCAGATCACCCGTGAGTTGTCCATCAACGTCGAGCTCACCGGCGGCATCCGCGACGACGCCTCGCTGGATCGCGCGCTGGCGACAGGGGCGAAGCGCGTGAACATTGGTACGGCGGCTTTGGAGGACCCGGATTGGGCGGCGGAGGCCATCGCGAAGCACGGCGAGGCGATCGCTGTCGACATCGCGGTGCGCGAGGAGGACGGTCAGTGGCGCACCAAGGGCCGTGGCTGGACCTCCGATGGTGGGGACCTGTGGGAGGTCCTTGAATTCTTCGATTCCGCCGGGTGCGCGCGCTTCGTGGTCACGGATGTGAGCAAGGACGGCACCCTGGCCGGACCGAATCTGGATCTGTTGCGCGAGGTCTCCGCCGCCACCGACGCGGCCGTCACGGCATCGGGCGGCGTGTCCTCGCTTTCCGATATTGCCGAGATCGCGCGCTTCGCTGACGAAGGAATCGACAGCGTCATCGTGGGGAAGGCGCTGTATGAGAAGCGCTTCACGCTGCGCGAGGCCCTGGAGACTGCAGCCGCCCCGGGAGACGAGTAA
- a CDS encoding inositol monophosphatase family protein, protein MQPDELNRFLAVAEEAADIAHRQFVEGIGAAPAMYKGANDFATEVDLQIEASLRAHLTESTGIPVLGEEKGGRNSGEALWVVDPIDGTANFSSGNPNCAVLISLVVDGQPVVSVTDVPMLNMRLTAVEGSCVTLNGTQLPRLDEAAPVSNQVGVGTVGTDDTSRVPPDSRLKLIKALEYSNMRPRISGSVGLDLAFVAQGIYEAAVSFSPFPWDNASGVLLARCAGAVVTDVDGEPWALGSLGVIAGSADVHASVLRTMKSIQREAGRK, encoded by the coding sequence ATGCAACCGGACGAGTTGAACAGGTTCCTCGCAGTCGCCGAGGAGGCCGCGGATATCGCGCACCGGCAGTTTGTCGAGGGCATCGGTGCGGCACCGGCGATGTACAAGGGGGCCAACGACTTCGCAACAGAAGTCGACCTGCAGATTGAGGCCTCTCTACGTGCGCACCTCACCGAATCCACCGGCATACCTGTTCTCGGTGAGGAAAAGGGCGGCCGGAATTCCGGGGAAGCCTTGTGGGTCGTCGACCCGATCGACGGCACCGCGAATTTCTCCTCCGGAAACCCGAATTGCGCTGTGCTGATCTCTCTCGTGGTCGACGGCCAGCCGGTCGTGTCCGTCACGGACGTTCCCATGCTGAACATGCGCCTGACCGCTGTCGAGGGTTCGTGCGTCACGCTCAACGGAACGCAGCTTCCGCGTCTCGACGAAGCGGCGCCGGTGAGCAACCAAGTCGGTGTCGGAACAGTGGGCACCGACGACACGAGCCGAGTGCCGCCGGACAGCCGGCTGAAGCTGATCAAGGCGCTGGAGTACTCCAACATGCGCCCGCGGATCAGCGGTTCGGTGGGGTTGGACCTGGCCTTCGTCGCGCAGGGCATTTACGAGGCTGCGGTGAGCTTTTCGCCCTTCCCCTGGGATAACGCCTCCGGTGTGCTGTTGGCGCGCTGCGCCGGTGCCGTCGTCACGGATGTGGACGGCGAGCCGTGGGCGTTGGGGTCCCTCGGAGTCATTGCGGGGTCCGCCGATGTGCATGCGTCGGTCCTGCGTACCATGAAGTCCATTCAGCGCGAAGCCGGAAGGAAGTGA
- the hisF gene encoding imidazole glycerol phosphate synthase subunit HisF: MAVATRVIPCLDVDNGRVVKGVNFENLRDAGDPVELAKHYGEQGADELTFLDVTASKQGRGTMLDVVRRTADQVFIPLTVGGGVRTEEDVRELLRAGADKVSVNTAAIARPELLRELSQIFGAQCIVLSVDARRVPEGGTPQPSGFEVTTHGGTRSAELDAVEWAKTGEKLGVGEILLNSMDGDGTKEGFDIELIERVREAVSIPVIASGGAGTAEHFPPAVKAGADAVLAASIFHFREVGIGEVKQALADAGCEVSL, encoded by the coding sequence GTGGCCGTAGCAACCAGGGTCATTCCGTGCCTGGACGTGGACAACGGCAGAGTGGTCAAGGGTGTCAATTTTGAGAATCTCCGCGATGCTGGCGACCCCGTGGAGCTGGCGAAGCACTACGGCGAGCAGGGCGCCGACGAGCTGACGTTCTTGGACGTGACAGCCTCCAAGCAGGGGCGCGGCACGATGCTCGACGTCGTGCGCCGCACCGCCGACCAGGTCTTCATCCCGCTCACCGTGGGAGGCGGCGTGCGCACCGAGGAGGATGTGCGCGAGCTGCTGCGCGCCGGCGCGGACAAGGTTTCTGTCAACACTGCTGCGATCGCGCGGCCGGAGTTGCTCCGGGAGCTTTCGCAGATCTTCGGCGCACAGTGCATCGTGCTGTCCGTCGATGCCCGCCGCGTGCCCGAAGGGGGCACACCGCAGCCGTCCGGTTTCGAGGTGACCACCCACGGCGGCACCCGCTCGGCTGAGCTCGACGCTGTGGAGTGGGCGAAGACGGGCGAGAAGCTCGGGGTGGGGGAGATCCTTCTCAATTCCATGGACGGCGACGGCACGAAGGAAGGCTTCGACATCGAGCTCATCGAGCGCGTGCGCGAGGCGGTGTCGATTCCGGTGATCGCGTCCGGCGGCGCAGGAACGGCCGAGCATTTCCCGCCCGCGGTGAAGGCCGGCGCGGATGCTGTGCTCGCAGCGTCGATCTTCCACTTCCGCGAAGTGGGCATTGGCGAGGTCAAGCAGGCGCTTGCCGACGCCGGCTGCGAGGTGAGCCTCTAG
- the hisI gene encoding phosphoribosyl-AMP cyclohydrolase → MRPEDAQLDSAVRDRIRFNDAGLVPAVVQAAGTGEVLMMAWMDEHALAYTLATRRGTYFSRSRAEYWVKGLTSGNTQRVTEVRLDCDGDTVLVKVEQRGGACHTGDRTCFDNDLLLAPQEGQR, encoded by the coding sequence CTGCGTCCCGAGGACGCGCAGCTCGATAGCGCGGTCCGGGATCGCATCCGCTTCAACGACGCGGGTCTCGTGCCCGCCGTCGTGCAGGCGGCCGGCACCGGCGAAGTGCTCATGATGGCGTGGATGGATGAACATGCGCTGGCCTACACCCTGGCCACGCGCCGGGGCACCTATTTCTCCCGTTCGCGCGCCGAGTACTGGGTGAAAGGTCTCACGAGCGGCAATACCCAGCGGGTCACCGAGGTGCGCCTCGACTGCGACGGCGACACGGTGCTCGTGAAAGTCGAGCAGCGTGGAGGGGCCTGCCACACCGGCGATCGCACTTGCTTCGACAACGACCTGCTGCTGGCTCCGCAGGAAGGACAGCGATGA
- a CDS encoding TIGR02234 family membrane protein, with protein sequence MTGTASQTETETRTSKRTSRLGALLMGAGALVLWLASRARWMTVSYTDDRTGSGEVAVNGATWSTEVTAVVLLLLAATIAGLALRRWGRRIVGAVGAVASAAVLIPPVMLLVGSPDPARAKALLTLGGEETTIGSTEGQAAIPEWADISGIDVSVLGPAGAVLGALVALAGGLILAVRPGRDTATVNKYEKASQRREKIEQDLASEPDSGRVLWDAIDADMDPTDTADRSSQKDSN encoded by the coding sequence ATGACAGGGACGGCGTCACAGACCGAAACAGAGACGCGCACCAGCAAGCGCACCTCGCGCCTCGGTGCACTGCTGATGGGTGCCGGTGCGCTGGTGCTGTGGTTGGCATCGCGCGCGAGATGGATGACGGTGAGCTACACCGACGACCGGACCGGCAGCGGTGAGGTGGCCGTCAACGGTGCGACGTGGTCGACGGAGGTCACCGCTGTGGTCCTGCTGCTGCTCGCCGCCACGATCGCGGGCTTGGCGCTGCGGCGTTGGGGGCGCCGCATCGTCGGTGCTGTGGGCGCTGTCGCCTCCGCCGCGGTCCTCATCCCGCCGGTGATGCTGTTGGTCGGGTCCCCGGATCCAGCGCGCGCCAAAGCTCTGCTCACGCTCGGCGGGGAGGAGACCACGATCGGAAGCACTGAGGGGCAGGCGGCGATCCCGGAGTGGGCGGATATCTCCGGCATCGATGTCTCTGTGCTCGGTCCGGCGGGTGCAGTGCTGGGAGCGCTCGTCGCCTTAGCGGGCGGCCTGATCTTGGCTGTGCGTCCCGGCCGCGACACCGCGACAGTGAATAAATACGAGAAGGCATCGCAGCGCCGCGAGAAGATTGAGCAGGACCTGGCTTCCGAGCCGGATTCCGGCCGTGTGCTGTGGGATGCCATCGACGCGGACATGGATCCGACAGATACCGCGGATCGTTCTTCACAAAAGGACTCGAATTGA